The sequence CCCTGGGGATCGATCAACGTTGGTCGCAAGACGGCACGAACCTGACAACCACTAATCGCACAGGTTCCATGATAGGCAACCAACAATTCACGCCACAAGACATCTAGTGCCGACGAAGCGGGGTCGGCTGGTGTAGCGAGGAATCCGTTAGGAAATGATTGCTGCTGCATTGTCGTGTCGGGCTTCCATCATACAAAACGGCACTGTTACCACGTGGTGACCATCAGGATAGTCCTTATAGATAAACTACTCCTGTGTACGACTGATTGGCAAGATAACATTTCTTTCAAGCAGATGAATATTGAAGTGTCGTGCAACTGATGCAGTCCATGCCGGGAAGTGAACAAGATACACAACAGTAAGGTTGAGCAGGCTGAACTTGTAGTGTGGAGGCGTGATGATTTGCCTGTGCCACGGCGGTGCTTGCAACGGTTATTTAGACCAAGCGCAAGCATCGCCGGTAAGCGTCCTGATGCAGCCTGCAATAGAGAAGGCCAGCGGAGGCGGTGAGCGGTTATCGCGCCTGATACAGTATACCACCTGCTCACAAAATTGGACTCGGAACTAGAAGAGAAACGGACTTCCAACCGTCCTGACATTCAGCATTGGAAATCCACGTTCTCGGCGATACAGTTGATGTGAGAGAAATGGCTAAGATAGAAGGTTTAAGATTTTTTTAACCACTCGTACACTGTCATAAGATCCTCTGGTGTATTGATATTCACCAGAGATCGGCATGCCGGATCAAATTGCTGCCAGAGTTGAGGGCCAGGATCAACCCAACGTAGAGTAGTCAATGCTACTTGTAAGCGGCGTTCACCGGCGGCAAAAGCCCGGCGCAACGGATCGAGGGCACTTTGCCGGTAGACAGCCAGAAGTGGTTGCGGTGATCCTGGCGCGCCAGGATCAGTTGGTGCCAACACATCACCAACAAACGGCCAGCGCGCCAGGGCCGAAAGCAATGCCGGTTCGATGAGTGGCATATCGGCGGCAACAACCAGTGCTGCTGGTGTGTGCATTGCCTGGAGACCGCTGATCAGACCGCCAAGGGCGCCACTTCCCGGCTCCTCATCGGCGACAATCCGGGCCGGTAAATCGGGCCACGCGGCGCCGTCGTTCATCACGACGATTGTCTCAACACAGAGTGGTTTAAGCAGATCAATGGCGTGCCCAAGCAAATGCGGCCCCTGATCGCCCCACAATCGTAATCGCCGCTTGTCGGTGCCAAGACGACGACTACGCCCGCCAGCAATCACAATGCCACTTAACGGATGCTCAGACATATCAACGGATGGGTGGCTACAAGCAGATGGTGTACTCAGGAACCAACTTTACCGAGTGAGGCCAGAAACTCGGCGTTGCTCTTGGTCTTGGCCATGCGGGTCAACATCAGCTCAGCACCCTCATTTTCGCCGAGCATACTGACCATCCGGCGCAACATCCAGCTTTGGCGCAGCGTTACCGGATCAAGCAGGAGGTCTTCACGCCGTGTTCCTGAGCGCTGGATGTCAACGGCGGGGAAGATACGCTTCTCGGCCAGTTTCCGGTCGAGATGAAGCTCCATGTTGCCGGTACCCTTAAACTCTTCGTAGATCACATCATCCATCCGCGAACCGGTATCGACCAGACAGGTGGCGATAATGGTCAGCGAACCACCATCTTCGATATTACGTGCCGAACCAAAGAAACGCTTCGGTGGGTAGAGTGCTGCCGGGTCGACACCACCAGAGAGAGTACGTCCGCTTGGTGGCATTGCGATGTTATAGGCGCGGGTCAAGCGTGTCAGAGAATCCATAAGGATAACCACGTGACGGCCGTGCTCAACCTGGCGCTTGGCTTTTTCCAGTACCAACTCGGCAACTTTAATATGTTGCTCAACCGGTTCATCGAAGGTAGCGGCAACCACCTCTCCTTTGACCGAACGACGCATATCGGTCACTTCTTCGGGACGTTCTCCAATCAACAGCACGATAAGCTGAATATCGGGTGCATTCGTCGTCACCCCATTTGCAATCGCTTTTAACAACATCGTCTTCCCGGCCTTAGGCGGGGCAACGATCAACCCACGCTGACCGCGTCCAATCGGTGCAATCACATCAACAATGCGCGTGGGTAAAATGTTTGGCTCCGTTGAAAGCACAATCTGCACATTCGGGTGGATGGGAGTCAGTTGTTCAAAGAGGGGACGTTTCTGCGCCATCTCTGCTGGCAGACCGTTGATCCGTTCAACGTACAGCAGTGATGGGTAGCGCTCAAGTTCTTTTGGTGGCCGCACCCGGCCTTCAATCATATCACCGGTACGCAGATTGAAGCGTCGGATCTGCGATTGAGCGACATACACATCGTCTGTGCTAGGACTGAGTCGCGCATTGCGCAGAAAGCCGTGACCATCCGGTACAATTTCCAGCAGACCAGCACCTTGGGTGGTTACCGGTTCTTCGAGAACAGCGGTTGTTACTGTTGATCCAGTCGTGATGTCACCTTCACCAGATGAACTCATGTCACCATTCACCCGTCGCCGACGGCGGCGAGTTCTATCAGTCGTATCAGAAGTTCCCGTAGTCATAGGTTTTTCTTCCATCGCGTGATGCATTACTCCTCTTTGTGGAATTGTTCGGGCGACTGCGCAGCTTCGCCGGATGAGGCACTCGGTAAACGATCTGCCGAACGTTCACTAGTACGGTATCCAAGCGCTTCAAGACGTTGACGAATCTCCTCGATCCCTTTGGCGCCCAGATTGCGGATGCTCATCAATCCACGATCATCAAGACGCAACAATTGACCAATAGTGTGAATATCCGCTCGCCGCAAGCTATTGTAGGTACGAGTGCTCAACCCTAACTCATCGATTGAACGACTGGCGATCTCGTCGGGAATAGGGGGAGGCAAATGGGCTGGCTGTTCCACCTCTTCCGGCTGGCTCAGGTTGACAATCCGCCCAAAATACTGGGCCAGGATTTGTGCAGCATGGCTCAGGGCATCACCCGGCTTAATTGTGCCATCGGTCCAGATCTCGATGATCAAACGGTCGTAGCCGGTAAGTGGATCGTCACCCACCTCTTCGACCAAGAAGTTCACTCGTGGGATTGGGCTGAAGAGGGCATCAACGGCAATTTCGCCAATTGGCATCCCACTCACCGTATCGGCCAACTGTACACCACGTCCCCGCTCGACAGTAAGCTGCATTTCGAGTGTCGTGTGCTCGTCGTCAATCGTACAGATATAATGTTGCGGGTTGACAATTTCTACCGTACTGGGCGTATCAATATCTCTGGCGAACACAGGTCCAGGACCTTGTTTGACCAGTTGGAGCGCAACGGCGCGATCACTGTACGAACGGAGGCGAATTCCTTTAATGTTGAGGACCAGTTGCGTCCCATCTTCTACCACGCCGGGGATGCTGGTAAATTCATGAATAACACCTGTTATCTTGATTCGGGTAATAGCCGCACCAGGGATAGATGAGAGCAGTACTCGACGGAGTGCATTCCCAAGCGAGGTGGCATGTCCCCGTTGTAATGGTGCAATTGCAAATCGACCGTAATTTTCAGCCGCAGCGATCAGGGTAACTCGAGGGGTGATAAGCGATAATTCAAGTGTTTCCATATTCTTGTTCCAGAAGACTCCGCAACTCGGATCGCACCGGTTTCGTTTCATGCCGGTCTGGCACGTTCAACAAATGGTGCGCCTCGCCAGACCACGGCGTTTCGGCTCCATTAGCTCAACCACAATAGCGAGAACGGGAAGCTGTGCTTACAGAGCGCCTGTTCGGCGGCGCTGTAGCGCAGTTGGTGGCAGCAGTGCTCCCACATGTGCGCGTGACCTTATTGTACTGGTGAGAGTTACATGCTGTGTTGGTCACAGACTCCTTATATAATACCACAAATTGTGATAAACGTGGCAATGAGAAGGAGCTACTGCGTTGACCAGCATTCGCCGTGAATGGCTCATGATCACTCTCATTATTACCGGTGTAGGATGGATTGTGATCAGTCGTCCGCCGGATAACCATGCCGTTACCGTTAGTCCACGAGTAGGCTTTATGGCGCCTGCGATTGTTTTGCCACAGCTCGATGGTGAGCTGGTCAGTTTGGAATCGTTCAAGGGACAGGTGGTAATCGTTAATTTCTGGGCCAGTTGGTGTGCTCCGTGCCGTGCCGAGATGCCAACGCTCGAACGACTATACCAGTTCGAACAGACACGTGGCCTGACGGTGCTGGCCGTAAATAGTACCCTGCAGGACGATCAGGCGAATGTGGCGCGAATGCAACGCGATTTAGGTCTGAGCTTCCCGATTCTGCTCGACTACGAGGGTACGGTCGGTCATCGCTATAGTGTATGCATGTTACCGACAACCTTTATCATAGATCGGCAGGGGGTGATTCGGCAAGTTCTGTTTGGCGGACCGTTGAGCGAGGCGAGCTTACGGAACGCTGTTGAACCGCTCCTGCATGAAGAGTAATCTGGTTGTTTTGTCCTCAACGATTCTCGCTTGACCACGAAAGATCAGTGATACATCTATGCTTCCGGTCGTAAACGTTGGCCCATTTGCCATATACACTCCTGGCTTGATCTTCTTGCTGGGGAGCTGGTTGATCGTACAGGCAGTTCGGCGAGCTGCATTTACCCAGGGTCTCGACGGTGAGCGGATGGAGATCATTGTCGCCATTACCCTCGTCAGCGGGATTGTTGGCGCTCGTGTAGGCTATGCTTTGGAGGCATGGTCAGCCTACGTGAACGATCCCTGGGCGTTACTGGCTCGTGATCTACAAGCGTTTTCGTTGCCGTATGGAATTGTCACCGGTGTCATTGTTGGTAGCTGGCAGCTCTGGCGTCAACGTTGGCCACTATGGGTCGTTCTCGATACTCTGGCACCAGGAGTAGCACTGGCTGCCCTTACCTATGCCCTCATGCAATTCGCCAGTGGTGATGGTTACGGCTTACCCTCAACAGTACCATGGGCGATTCCACTTTGGGGCGAATACCGTCATCCAACCCAACTGTACGCCGCGCTTACTGCGCTAATAGCGCTGATCGTCTGGCGGAAGAATTATCGCAAGCCTCAACCCGCCGGGAGTCTTTTTCTCAACGTTTGTGCAATCCTGGCCGCCGGTACCCTGATTGGCAATGGCTTCAGCGCAACCGATTGGCTCTTGCCGGGTCGGGTGAGAGTATCACAAGTTATTGCACTGGCAGCCCTTATCTTGATTATCTGGGTTTGGCCTAAAATAACGCTGCAACCAAAGATCCAATAACACGGTATACTAACAGCAATATAATCTCTTCTTTCCGGTAAGAAAAGACCCATGCGAGTACTGATCGTCGAAGATGAATTGATTATCGCTCAAGACCTCAGCCATACTCTGAAGCGCATTGGCCATTCGGTGCTCGACGTCGTTACGAGTGGTGAGGATGCGCTTAGATCGGTTGAACGTCAGATGCCTGATCTCGTCCTGATGGATATTCGTTTGAGCGGAAGCATGGACGGTATTGAAGCTGCCCGGCGGATTTATAATCGTTGGGGGATTCCAGTCGTCTTTCTCACCGCTCACGCTGACGATCAAACGGTACGTGAAGCGTTACTGGCCGAACCATGGGCGTATCTCCTGAAACCCTTCGACGAACGCGAACTCGAAGTAGCTATCACGGTGGCAGCCTACAAACACCGCCTGGAACGCCGTCTCAGATCGAGTGAACGCCATCTGCGTACCACGCTGACCAGTATTGGTGACGGGGTGATTGTCACCGATCCGCAAAGCCGTATCACGTTCGTCAATCCGGTAGCCGCACGCATGCTTGGTATCAGCCCCGAAGAAGCTATCGGCTGGCCACTGGCCCGCGTCTATACCCTGGTGGTTACCAATACCGGCTTACCGGCGGATAGCGCAGCGAACAATGCCATGAGCGATCTCCCGATGCCGGTGACGTTGTTGACCCGTCATGGTGAACAGTTGTTGGTTGAACACACGGTTACGCAAATTACCGGCGATGATGGGGTTAACGAAGGCGTAGTGATTGTGTTTCGCAACGTGAGCGAACGACAACGCGCCATTGATCAATTGCAAGAAGCTCGCCGACAGTTGCATCAGACACAACTTCAGCTCGATCAGTATCGGCAGGCAATTACTACCCTGGGATCGCTGGCATATAGGCTACGGGAATCCCGCTCACCTCAGCAAGTCTATGCAGCAGTGATTACGGCCGGCGCAACGCTTCTGCCTGCGTACCGTGGGACACTTCTCATCTACCAGCGTGATACTGACCTCGTTCATCCGGTGGGGTATTGGGGTGAACCACTCGTTCACCGACCGGTGCCGCGTTGCTCTTGTTGGGGCGAACGGCGTTGGGCGTTGAGTTTGGCTCAAGATGGCCATGTCTGTCATTTCATCCCAAACGGCCTGCTTGGTGAGCGAATGTGTCTTCCGATTCATCAAAAGAACGAAACTGTTGGGGTTTTGAGTCTGTACCATCCCGATCCCAGCAATGGCGGGAGTTATCAGTTGGCTGCTGTTGTTGCCGATCTGGCCAGTTTGGGTCTGAGTGCTCTTGCCGACTGCCCTGAAACCGATTCGTTATCATCGAATGATGCCTGAGTTCGCGACAGAGCGTACCAAAAGCACGGAGATCGCATCTACGGTATGGGCAAAAGACTTAGTATCTTTGATCGCTTTCATCCCTCGGTAGATATATCAATATTCTCTGTGATAAAGATGATTTGTTTGCAGTAACTTCACCTATGATATTGACTATCGCATCCCTGGTCAAACATTGCTACTGCCGATACAGAAGATCGCCGTCGCACGCTCAGGCAGCAGAACTTCGGATTAGCACGAGATTAATGCCCCGGCGATCAGCAGGGAGTTGAGCCAATGGACATAACTGATCAACCAGTAGTACCGCTGTTACGGCTATACGTCGCCGGGGCCACCAACCGTTCGACCCGCGCCATTACAACGGTACGACGATTGTGCGAACGGTATCTCCCCGGACGTTATCGGCTTGAGGTGATAGATGTGTATCAACAACCTGAGCGGGCACGTGAGGATCATATTATTGCTACGCCGACCCTCCTGATCGTTCAACCCGGCCCACCGACTGCCTTTATCGGCGAGTTACGTCCGTCAGACTGGCCGCGCATCGCTGCGGCATTGAATATTTTGACCGACGAAGAATGATTGTCTGTTGTACTTCCTCAAGCAGATTCAGGAGTCGTGTTGCAAAAGATGGACTCCCACACGATTGTTACTGAGCCTGCATGAGCGTAAAGAACCTGAGCATAACCGGGAAGTACCTATGGAAAACGAACCACAGATGCATCCATCAGAGATTGCCCGTCTTCAAGCGCGCCTGGCCGAACTTGAAGAGCTGATGCGTGCGCTTCAGATGGGTGAAGCTGATGCAATAGTTATTGATGGCCCAAGGGGACCGCTCGTATACACCTTGAAAGGTGCCGAACATCCGTACCGCGTCCTAGTGGAGACAATGAATGAAGGTGCCCTGACCTTACTCGCCGATGGGACGATCCTCTACTGCAATAGTAAGTTTGCCGAGATGGTTGGTTTGTCGCAAGATCAACTTACCGGACGCTCGCTGCTTGATCTGGTAGCGCCAGCCGATCGGTTGCTCTGCGCCGAGTTATTAGCCACCGGAGCCAATGGATCGAGCAAGGGGCCAATTACCTTGCAGGATGTGAATGGCGGCCAACGACCGGCTCAGATTTCACTCCGTGCCTTGAAGAATGAGACCGAAGCGAATATGTGTGCGGTTGTGACCGATCTCTCCGGGCCGCAAGCCGTGGCGGCGCAACTCCGCGCAGCCCTGGCGGAAAAAGAATTACTCTTACGAGAAGTACACCATCGGGTGAAAAATAACTTGCAGATTGTGTCCAGTCTTTTGCGCTTACAGGCTGAAAATATCAGCGATGAACGGGTAAGCGCAGCAGTGCAAGATAGTCAAAATCGGATTCGAGCGTTGGCCCTCGTTCACGAGCAATTGTACCGTTCGGAAAGTCTGGCCCACATTGATATTGGCGAATACCTGCACAATATTTCGACCAGCGTCTGGCGTTCACTCAGTATGCGTGGTAGCTCGATTCGGCTGGTGAGCGAGGTCTGTCACGGGGTCAGTATTAATATCGACCAGGCTATTTCGCTAGGCTTGATTGTGACCGAACTGGTCTCAAACTGTGTAAAACATGCGTTTCCCGAGCATAGTAAAGATGGTGTTATCCGACTGCGGGTAGCAAAAGAAGCCGACGTTTTGCAAATTGAGGTTGCTGACAATGGCATTGGCATGCCACCACAAGCTGCTAGCAGTGGTAGTCTGGGCATGCAATTGGTTCATGGCCTCTGTCGGCAACTCGGTGCGACGCTGAATATCCTCACCGATCAGGGAACAACAGTTACTATTCATCTACCCATTCGGCTAGACGAGCCACAAACTCATAAGGCATAGCCTGGTTGTGGTCAGTGGTAGCTCGATGTTTGCAACCTTTTCCTCCTCACCAGCAGAGGTGAAGAGAGAAGAGGAAGGTGAGCGGCATCCGTTGTTATCCGTTGTTGCCCCCTATCCATCGGGACAATGACCACGGGATGCACTTGATGGCGGTGCTGCGAGGGAGGCCGCGTGGGTACGGTTGCTGCGCCGGGTGGCGGGGTACCGGTCGGGGCGAGGCGCCGACTCGCCCTGACAAGTATCCACGACGATGGTCACCGAACGCCTATCCGACATCTCCTGTCCTCCTGTCGCAGCAGCAGATCGGTTGGGGCACAGCAGCGCTGCGCCCGTACATCTATCAGGTTTCATTCGCCGTACCGTGAGACGATTATTCGGATAGGCACTACGTGCAGTTGATGCGGTTGGAACACCGGGAATTGACGATGGCGATCCATACGAGCAGGGGGATGCACACGCAGCACCGTTCTGATTCCAGCGCAGCGCTGTACGAACCTCACCTGCCTAGCTGGTCATTCTCGCAGACGCACCTCTAATGCGTGCATCGCCGCCGTCAACTGTTCTTGACGAATCGCAGCCGTGACATCACCCCGGGTACGTTCAAGCACGGCCCGCAGCGCATCGGTAGCACGGCGAAGCCCGCCGGTGATTGCTTCGGGATAATCAACCGTGATCAACGCACTGTAGACATCGTCCATAATCTCCAGTAACTGTTCGCCCCGTCGCACCTCGCCTCGCCGAAGACCGTCGAGGATAGCGCGTCGCAATTCGCTGGCGGCCTCAGCTAGACCGTTGAGGTACGCAGCCGGTTCAACCCCGATCATCTCACCGGTCGGCGGGTCCTCTCCGGCCAGAAACGCAACGACTAGGTGAGCCTCGGCGTATTCTTTCAACGCATCTTGCGTATAACCGGCATAACGCACTTCAGGCGCACCAACCGTAGCGTCATGAAGCTCGGCTGCTACTTCACTGGCCATTGCCAAAAGCTGGCGAGCAGTCGTGAAGTCTCCGCGATGCGCCGCTCGAATGCTGTTGGCGCTTTGTCGCACTAATATTCGGGTCGCAGCAATCGCTCGTTCCCGCGCATTGTGAATGCCCTCAAGCTGTACGACGCATCCGGCGACGATTTGTTCAATACTCATACCAGACCTCTTCCAATTCTTGTGTGCCAGCTATTATAGCAAAGCAGCGTGATGAGTGAG comes from Chloroflexus sp. Y-396-1 and encodes:
- a CDS encoding circadian clock KaiB family protein, translated to MDITDQPVVPLLRLYVAGATNRSTRAITTVRRLCERYLPGRYRLEVIDVYQQPERAREDHIIATPTLLIVQPGPPTAFIGELRPSDWPRIAAALNILTDEE
- a CDS encoding molybdenum cofactor guanylyltransferase, coding for MSEHPLSGIVIAGGRSRRLGTDKRRLRLWGDQGPHLLGHAIDLLKPLCVETIVVMNDGAAWPDLPARIVADEEPGSGALGGLISGLQAMHTPAALVVAADMPLIEPALLSALARWPFVGDVLAPTDPGAPGSPQPLLAVYRQSALDPLRRAFAAGERRLQVALTTLRWVDPGPQLWQQFDPACRSLVNINTPEDLMTVYEWLKKS
- a CDS encoding histidine kinase dimerization/phosphoacceptor domain -containing protein; translation: MENEPQMHPSEIARLQARLAELEELMRALQMGEADAIVIDGPRGPLVYTLKGAEHPYRVLVETMNEGALTLLADGTILYCNSKFAEMVGLSQDQLTGRSLLDLVAPADRLLCAELLATGANGSSKGPITLQDVNGGQRPAQISLRALKNETEANMCAVVTDLSGPQAVAAQLRAALAEKELLLREVHHRVKNNLQIVSSLLRLQAENISDERVSAAVQDSQNRIRALALVHEQLYRSESLAHIDIGEYLHNISTSVWRSLSMRGSSIRLVSEVCHGVSINIDQAISLGLIVTELVSNCVKHAFPEHSKDGVIRLRVAKEADVLQIEVADNGIGMPPQAASSGSLGMQLVHGLCRQLGATLNILTDQGTTVTIHLPIRLDEPQTHKA
- the rho gene encoding transcription termination factor Rho, whose product is MEEKPMTTGTSDTTDRTRRRRRRVNGDMSSSGEGDITTGSTVTTAVLEEPVTTQGAGLLEIVPDGHGFLRNARLSPSTDDVYVAQSQIRRFNLRTGDMIEGRVRPPKELERYPSLLYVERINGLPAEMAQKRPLFEQLTPIHPNVQIVLSTEPNILPTRIVDVIAPIGRGQRGLIVAPPKAGKTMLLKAIANGVTTNAPDIQLIVLLIGERPEEVTDMRRSVKGEVVAATFDEPVEQHIKVAELVLEKAKRQVEHGRHVVILMDSLTRLTRAYNIAMPPSGRTLSGGVDPAALYPPKRFFGSARNIEDGGSLTIIATCLVDTGSRMDDVIYEEFKGTGNMELHLDRKLAEKRIFPAVDIQRSGTRREDLLLDPVTLRQSWMLRRMVSMLGENEGAELMLTRMAKTKSNAEFLASLGKVGS
- a CDS encoding prolipoprotein diacylglyceryl transferase, translated to MLPVVNVGPFAIYTPGLIFLLGSWLIVQAVRRAAFTQGLDGERMEIIVAITLVSGIVGARVGYALEAWSAYVNDPWALLARDLQAFSLPYGIVTGVIVGSWQLWRQRWPLWVVLDTLAPGVALAALTYALMQFASGDGYGLPSTVPWAIPLWGEYRHPTQLYAALTALIALIVWRKNYRKPQPAGSLFLNVCAILAAGTLIGNGFSATDWLLPGRVRVSQVIALAALILIIWVWPKITLQPKIQ
- a CDS encoding response regulator — translated: MRVLIVEDELIIAQDLSHTLKRIGHSVLDVVTSGEDALRSVERQMPDLVLMDIRLSGSMDGIEAARRIYNRWGIPVVFLTAHADDQTVREALLAEPWAYLLKPFDERELEVAITVAAYKHRLERRLRSSERHLRTTLTSIGDGVIVTDPQSRITFVNPVAARMLGISPEEAIGWPLARVYTLVVTNTGLPADSAANNAMSDLPMPVTLLTRHGEQLLVEHTVTQITGDDGVNEGVVIVFRNVSERQRAIDQLQEARRQLHQTQLQLDQYRQAITTLGSLAYRLRESRSPQQVYAAVITAGATLLPAYRGTLLIYQRDTDLVHPVGYWGEPLVHRPVPRCSCWGERRWALSLAQDGHVCHFIPNGLLGERMCLPIHQKNETVGVLSLYHPDPSNGGSYQLAAVVADLASLGLSALADCPETDSLSSNDA
- a CDS encoding DNA-directed RNA polymerase subunit alpha, whose translation is METLELSLITPRVTLIAAAENYGRFAIAPLQRGHATSLGNALRRVLLSSIPGAAITRIKITGVIHEFTSIPGVVEDGTQLVLNIKGIRLRSYSDRAVALQLVKQGPGPVFARDIDTPSTVEIVNPQHYICTIDDEHTTLEMQLTVERGRGVQLADTVSGMPIGEIAVDALFSPIPRVNFLVEEVGDDPLTGYDRLIIEIWTDGTIKPGDALSHAAQILAQYFGRIVNLSQPEEVEQPAHLPPPIPDEIASRSIDELGLSTRTYNSLRRADIHTIGQLLRLDDRGLMSIRNLGAKGIEEIRQRLEALGYRTSERSADRLPSASSGEAAQSPEQFHKEE
- a CDS encoding haloacid dehalogenase, with translation MSIEQIVAGCVVQLEGIHNARERAIAATRILVRQSANSIRAAHRGDFTTARQLLAMASEVAAELHDATVGAPEVRYAGYTQDALKEYAEAHLVVAFLAGEDPPTGEMIGVEPAAYLNGLAEAASELRRAILDGLRRGEVRRGEQLLEIMDDVYSALITVDYPEAITGGLRRATDALRAVLERTRGDVTAAIRQEQLTAAMHALEVRLRE
- a CDS encoding TlpA disulfide reductase family protein, with the protein product MTSIRREWLMITLIITGVGWIVISRPPDNHAVTVSPRVGFMAPAIVLPQLDGELVSLESFKGQVVIVNFWASWCAPCRAEMPTLERLYQFEQTRGLTVLAVNSTLQDDQANVARMQRDLGLSFPILLDYEGTVGHRYSVCMLPTTFIIDRQGVIRQVLFGGPLSEASLRNAVEPLLHEE